One genomic region from Pseudoduganella lutea encodes:
- a CDS encoding cytochrome c oxidase subunit II: protein MAIAMAWVLVLIAVGAVVFHFASPWQVTQIASNWHAMDDALWLTFVLTGVAFVALHLFVAYALVRFRHRAGHRASAEHGNRKLEWWLIGITTAAIIGLLAPGLTVYARLIDPPPDAQVFEVMGRQWQWHYRLPGRDGRLGAAETRFITATNPFGIDPQDARGQDDVLVQGEELHLPLNRPVRAQLRAQDVLHDFYVPQFRTRMNMVPGMTTQFWFTPERTGRYEVLCAQLCGVGHSNMRSWVVIDEPAAYADWVAKQPTFGGGAGPGGVAGAPGGPAEPGKVGRLLAQQKGCIACHSVDGSRGVGPSWKGLYGSAEALEGGGTVKVDDAYLKQAINAPQASIVRGYPPVMPPAGLSDAELAAVVEYIKSVH, encoded by the coding sequence ATGGCCATTGCGATGGCGTGGGTCCTCGTGCTGATTGCTGTCGGGGCGGTGGTGTTCCACTTCGCCAGCCCCTGGCAGGTCACGCAGATCGCGTCGAACTGGCATGCGATGGACGATGCGCTGTGGCTGACCTTCGTCCTCACGGGTGTGGCGTTCGTCGCGCTGCACCTGTTTGTCGCCTATGCGCTGGTGCGCTTTCGGCACCGCGCCGGGCACCGGGCCTCGGCCGAGCATGGCAATCGCAAGCTCGAATGGTGGCTGATCGGCATCACCACGGCCGCCATCATCGGCCTGCTGGCGCCGGGCCTCACGGTGTATGCGCGCCTGATCGATCCGCCGCCCGATGCGCAGGTATTCGAAGTGATGGGCCGGCAATGGCAGTGGCACTACCGCTTACCGGGGCGGGATGGCAGGCTGGGCGCCGCGGAGACACGCTTCATCACGGCCACGAATCCTTTCGGCATCGATCCGCAGGATGCCCGCGGCCAGGATGACGTGCTGGTGCAGGGCGAGGAGCTGCACCTGCCACTGAACCGCCCGGTGCGCGCGCAGCTGCGCGCGCAGGATGTGCTGCACGATTTCTACGTGCCGCAATTCCGCACCCGCATGAACATGGTGCCCGGCATGACCACGCAGTTCTGGTTCACACCCGAGCGCACCGGGCGCTACGAGGTGCTGTGCGCGCAGCTGTGCGGCGTGGGGCATTCGAACATGCGCAGCTGGGTCGTCATCGACGAACCCGCTGCATATGCGGACTGGGTGGCGAAGCAGCCGACCTTCGGCGGCGGCGCCGGGCCCGGCGGTGTGGCGGGCGCCCCGGGCGGCCCGGCGGAACCCGGCAAGGTGGGGCGGCTTCTTGCGCAGCAAAAGGGCTGCATCGCGTGCCACAGCGTGGATGGCAGCCGCGGCGTGGGGCCGTCGTGGAAAGGCCTGTATGGCAGCGCGGAGGCACTGGAAGGCGGCGGCACCGTGAAGGTGGACGATGCTTACCTGAAGCAGGCGATCAATGCGCCGCAGGCCAGCATCGTGCGCGGCTATCCGCCCGTGATGCCGCCGGCCGGGCTCAGCGATGCGGAGCTGGCGGCCGTCGTCGAATACATCAAGTCCGTACATTGA
- the ctaD gene encoding cytochrome c oxidase subunit I, giving the protein MSDDIKDRPGELHDEGEGPAGQAGGDAHAAHGPSGFWTRYVWSQDHKVIAIQYTLTALVVGVIGIVLSDLMRLQLGFPGKFEFIDPASYYQYITMHGMIMVIYLLTAIFLGGFGNYLIPLMVGARDMVFPYLNMLSFWFYLAAVLILIASFFVPGGPTGAGWTLYPPQAILPGTPGVERGIVVMLVSLLVFIAAATMGGLNYVTTILQARTRGMTLMRMPLTVWGIFIATILALLAFPALFVSGVMMLLDRVVGTSFFMPAIVSMGQPLGYSGGSPLLFQHLFWFFGHPEVYIVALPAFGIISDLISVHARKCIFGYRMMVWAIVIIGALSFVVWAHHMYVSGMHPWFGFFFAVSTLVIAVPTALKVYNWTLTLWRGDIHLTVPMLFALGFISTFLIGGLTGLFLGNVSVDIPLSNTYFVVAHFHMVMGVSPVLAVFGGLYHWYPKVTGRMYHELLAQLHFWITFLGAYAIFFPMHYLGLLGMPRRYYAYDNYNFIPPSAQSLNAFITVAALVVGLAQLLFLANLAWSARRGKPAGANPWRAGSLEWQTPQTPPAHGNWGPQLPVVYRGPYGYGRGGPEEPLSEDYLPQNVGPEELDDETGRASKPTPGPAGTNEGGQRT; this is encoded by the coding sequence ATGTCCGACGACATCAAGGATCGACCCGGCGAATTGCACGACGAGGGTGAGGGCCCGGCCGGCCAGGCCGGCGGCGATGCGCACGCGGCGCACGGCCCGTCGGGGTTCTGGACGCGCTACGTGTGGAGCCAGGACCATAAAGTGATCGCCATCCAGTACACGCTGACGGCGCTGGTGGTAGGGGTGATCGGCATCGTGCTGTCCGACCTGATGCGCCTGCAGCTGGGCTTTCCCGGGAAGTTCGAGTTCATCGACCCGGCCAGCTATTACCAGTACATCACGATGCACGGCATGATCATGGTGATCTACCTGCTGACGGCGATCTTCCTGGGCGGCTTCGGCAACTACCTGATCCCGCTGATGGTGGGCGCGCGCGACATGGTGTTTCCCTACCTGAACATGCTCAGCTTCTGGTTCTACCTGGCAGCCGTGCTGATCCTCATTGCCAGCTTCTTCGTGCCGGGCGGGCCCACGGGCGCGGGCTGGACGCTGTATCCGCCGCAGGCCATCCTGCCCGGCACGCCGGGCGTGGAGAGGGGCATCGTCGTCATGCTCGTGTCGCTGCTCGTGTTCATCGCCGCCGCCACCATGGGCGGGCTCAACTACGTGACGACGATCCTGCAGGCGCGCACCCGCGGCATGACGCTGATGCGCATGCCGCTGACCGTGTGGGGGATCTTCATCGCCACGATCCTCGCGCTGCTGGCCTTTCCCGCGCTGTTCGTGTCCGGCGTGATGATGCTGCTCGACCGCGTGGTGGGCACGAGCTTCTTCATGCCGGCGATCGTGTCGATGGGCCAGCCGCTGGGCTACAGCGGCGGCAGCCCGTTGCTGTTCCAGCACCTGTTCTGGTTTTTCGGCCACCCCGAGGTGTATATCGTGGCGCTGCCCGCGTTCGGCATCATTTCCGACCTGATCAGCGTGCACGCGCGCAAGTGCATCTTCGGCTACCGCATGATGGTGTGGGCGATCGTGATCATCGGCGCGCTGTCGTTCGTCGTGTGGGCGCACCACATGTACGTGTCCGGCATGCACCCGTGGTTCGGTTTCTTCTTCGCGGTCAGCACGCTCGTGATCGCCGTGCCCACGGCACTGAAGGTCTACAACTGGACACTGACCCTGTGGCGCGGCGACATCCACCTGACCGTGCCGATGCTGTTCGCGCTGGGCTTCATCAGCACCTTCCTGATCGGCGGGCTGACGGGCCTGTTCCTGGGCAATGTCAGCGTGGACATCCCGCTGTCCAACACGTATTTCGTCGTGGCCCATTTCCACATGGTGATGGGCGTGTCGCCGGTGCTGGCCGTGTTCGGCGGCCTCTACCACTGGTACCCGAAGGTCACGGGGCGGATGTACCACGAACTGCTGGCGCAACTGCATTTCTGGATCACGTTCCTGGGCGCGTACGCAATCTTCTTTCCGATGCACTATCTGGGCCTGCTCGGCATGCCGCGCCGCTACTACGCCTACGACAACTACAACTTCATCCCGCCATCGGCGCAATCGTTGAACGCGTTCATCACCGTGGCCGCGCTCGTCGTCGGCCTCGCGCAACTCCTGTTCCTCGCAAACCTCGCGTGGAGCGCGCGGCGCGGCAAGCCCGCGGGTGCCAACCCCTGGCGTGCCGGCAGCCTGGAATGGCAGACGCCGCAAACGCCGCCCGCGCACGGCAATTGGGGGCCGCAATTGCCCGTGGTGTACCGCGGGCCGTATGGCTACGGTCGTGGCGGGCCGGAAGAGCCCCTGTCCGAGGATTACCTGCCGCAGAACGTGGGGCCGGAAGAGCTCGACGATGAGACAGGGCGCGCCAGCAAGCCGACCCCGGGCCCGGCCGGCACGAACGAAGGAGGGCAACGAACATGA
- a CDS encoding cytochrome c oxidase subunit 3, translating to MKMRLLWYCDPRCPFQPDGYWPGSGPAPYGTREVGLWTFIGVVCMLFALFGAAYLMRIGYEDWRLLPPVPWQLWLSTALLGAADAALLFGARAAQRRCPRRARRLGVLGWGLSATFVASQSWAWAAMAAQRVDITAGPAAGFFYMLTGLHAVHVMGGMVAAAWVLARARQGDDVRLGQALSLCARYWHALLVLWCAVFGLLFGMTPELVRDVCAAVGITVR from the coding sequence ATGAAGATGCGCCTGCTGTGGTATTGCGATCCACGATGCCCGTTCCAGCCGGACGGCTACTGGCCCGGTTCCGGCCCGGCGCCGTACGGCACCCGCGAAGTGGGGTTGTGGACATTCATCGGTGTCGTCTGCATGCTGTTCGCGCTGTTCGGCGCGGCATACCTGATGCGTATCGGCTACGAGGACTGGCGCCTGCTGCCGCCCGTGCCGTGGCAGTTGTGGCTGTCGACGGCATTGTTGGGCGCCGCCGACGCGGCATTGCTGTTCGGGGCGCGGGCGGCGCAGCGGCGGTGCCCGCGGCGCGCCAGGCGGCTCGGCGTGCTGGGGTGGGGATTGTCCGCCACATTCGTCGCGAGCCAATCGTGGGCCTGGGCCGCCATGGCGGCGCAGCGGGTCGACATCACGGCCGGGCCGGCCGCCGGGTTCTTCTACATGCTGACCGGTTTGCATGCGGTGCACGTGATGGGTGGCATGGTGGCGGCCGCCTGGGTGCTGGCGCGTGCGCGGCAAGGCGACGATGTCCGGCTTGGCCAGGCTCTGTCGTTGTGTGCCCGCTATTGGCACGCCTTGCTCGTGCTGTGGTGTGCGGTGTTCGGCCTGCTGTTCGGCATGACGCCGGAACTGGTGCGCGACGTGTGCGCGGCGGTCGGCATCACGGTGCGCTGA
- a CDS encoding heme-copper oxidase subunit III family protein, whose product MSTQPEAAAAPVPAPVPSGRGWPALAADLSSDRQMFHVPWGKAMMWFFLLSDTFIFGTFLTGYMAVRMASTTPWPNPSEVFALTIGGAHLPLILIAIMTFVLISSSGSMAMAVNYAYRGNRRRCAALMALTAAFGALFVGMQVFEWSKLIAEGVRPWGNPMGAAQFGASFFMITGFHGLHVTAGVIYLSIVARRVARGAYERKGYGIVEIAGLYWHFVDLVWVFIFALFYLW is encoded by the coding sequence ATGTCCACACAGCCAGAAGCCGCCGCCGCGCCTGTGCCCGCGCCCGTGCCATCAGGCCGTGGCTGGCCCGCGCTTGCCGCCGACCTGTCCAGCGACCGGCAGATGTTCCACGTCCCCTGGGGCAAGGCGATGATGTGGTTCTTCCTGCTCAGCGATACCTTCATCTTTGGCACGTTCCTCACCGGCTACATGGCGGTGCGGATGGCCAGCACGACACCGTGGCCGAACCCGAGCGAGGTCTTCGCGCTGACGATCGGCGGCGCGCACCTGCCGCTGATCCTGATCGCGATCATGACGTTCGTGCTGATCTCGAGCAGCGGCTCGATGGCGATGGCCGTCAATTACGCCTACCGGGGCAACCGGCGGCGCTGCGCCGCACTGATGGCGCTGACCGCCGCGTTCGGGGCATTGTTCGTGGGCATGCAGGTCTTCGAGTGGAGCAAGCTGATCGCGGAAGGCGTACGGCCGTGGGGCAACCCGATGGGCGCGGCGCAGTTCGGCGCCAGCTTCTTCATGATCACGGGTTTTCACGGCTTGCACGTGACGGCCGGGGTGATCTACCTCTCGATCGTGGCGCGGCGCGTGGCCCGCGGCGCCTATGAGCGCAAGGGCTATGGCATCGTCGAGATCGCGGGGCTGTACTGGCACTTCGTCGACCTGGTCTGGGTCTTCATCTTTGCCTTGTTCTACCTGTGGTAA
- a CDS encoding cytochrome C oxidase subunit IV family protein — MEGQQHPVALYLKVWGLLFVLSALSYLVDLLHVQGMLRWTLILALMMAKAALIVAVFMHLRWERLALVCVVVIPPAALLVLAGMMAAESDYVFALRSATVR; from the coding sequence ATGGAAGGGCAGCAGCATCCGGTAGCGTTGTACCTGAAGGTGTGGGGCCTGCTGTTCGTGCTCAGCGCCCTGTCTTATCTTGTCGACCTGCTGCACGTGCAAGGCATGCTGCGATGGACATTGATCCTGGCGCTCATGATGGCGAAGGCCGCGCTGATCGTCGCCGTCTTCATGCACCTGCGCTGGGAGCGGCTGGCGCTGGTCTGCGTGGTGGTGATTCCGCCCGCGGCGCTGCTTGTACTGGCGGGCATGATGGCGGCGGAATCCGATTATGTCTTCGCGCTGCGTAGCGCCACTGTCCGGTAA
- the earP gene encoding elongation factor P maturation arginine rhamnosyltransferase EarP, whose product MSQPVTLALFCKVVDNYGDIGICWRLARQLVHEHGIAVTLWVDDMHSFARICPRVDPHVAAQQVEGVAVYHWRDQEGTYFAEDVADIVIEFFAVDIPPGYVTAMAQRPVKPVWLNLEGLTAEEWVEGCHTLPSMHPRLPLTKHFFFPGFKGKTGGLPREAGLFGERDRFQQDPAAVAAFLGALGLDAAEQAACKVSLFCYPHAPVASLFDAWQRGGAPVACLVPEGVAKDEVRAFLGAEPVAGAVRTQGMLTVRVLPFVPQPDYDRLLWACDVNIVRGEDSFVRAQWAGRPFAWHIYPQDENLHHKKLRAFIARYCAPQYGAALDGASPDNAAAGRPDANALERLMLALNGVVEETDWLPLWQALSGSLEPLACRSANWQKALLENGDLASNLLTFARSVR is encoded by the coding sequence ATGAGTCAACCCGTCACGCTGGCGCTGTTCTGCAAGGTCGTCGATAACTATGGCGACATCGGCATTTGCTGGCGCCTCGCGCGGCAACTGGTGCACGAGCATGGTATCGCCGTAACGCTGTGGGTCGACGACATGCACAGCTTTGCCCGCATCTGCCCGCGGGTCGATCCGCACGTGGCCGCCCAGCAGGTGGAAGGCGTCGCCGTCTATCACTGGCGCGACCAGGAAGGCACGTACTTCGCGGAAGATGTCGCCGACATCGTCATCGAGTTCTTCGCGGTGGACATCCCGCCCGGGTACGTCACGGCGATGGCGCAGCGGCCCGTCAAGCCGGTGTGGCTGAACCTGGAAGGCTTGACGGCCGAGGAATGGGTCGAAGGCTGCCACACGCTCCCATCCATGCACCCGCGCCTGCCGCTGACAAAGCATTTCTTTTTCCCTGGTTTCAAGGGCAAGACCGGCGGCCTGCCGCGCGAAGCCGGGCTCTTCGGCGAGCGCGACCGGTTCCAGCAGGACCCTGCGGCGGTGGCGGCCTTCCTGGGCGCCCTCGGCCTCGACGCTGCCGAGCAGGCGGCCTGCAAGGTATCGCTGTTCTGCTATCCGCATGCACCCGTGGCGAGCCTGTTCGACGCATGGCAACGGGGCGGGGCGCCGGTGGCATGCCTGGTGCCGGAGGGTGTGGCGAAGGACGAGGTGCGCGCTTTCCTTGGCGCCGAACCGGTGGCCGGCGCCGTTCGCACGCAGGGCATGCTCACGGTGCGCGTGCTGCCGTTCGTGCCGCAGCCCGATTACGACCGGTTGCTGTGGGCGTGCGATGTCAATATCGTGCGCGGCGAGGATTCCTTCGTGCGGGCGCAATGGGCAGGCCGCCCATTTGCCTGGCATATTTATCCGCAGGATGAAAACCTGCACCATAAAAAACTGCGTGCCTTTATTGCACGGTATTGCGCGCCACAATATGGCGCCGCGCTGGATGGTGCCTCGCCGGATAATGCTGCTGCGGGCCGGCCGGATGCGAACGCGCTTGAACGACTCATGCTGGCCTTGAATGGCGTGGTCGAGGAAACGGATTGGCTGCCGTTGTGGCAAGCCTTGTCCGGCAGTCTCGAACCATTGGCATGCCGCTCTGCCAATTGGCAAAAAGCGCTGTTGGAAAATGGCGACCTGGCGTCGAATCTGCTGACATTCGCACGTTCCGTGCGATAG
- a CDS encoding elongation factor P, giving the protein MKPAKEIRVGNIIMVDAKPFIVLRSDVNGSSRTGFTYKWKMKNLLTNAPLENVFRGDDKFDVVVLDKKPVTYSYFADPLYVFMDEEYNQYEIEEENLGDALNYLKDGMACEAVFYDGKAISVELPTTIVRQIVYSEPAVKGNTSGNVLKEAKIENAIESKQHTVQVPLFVSQDDSIEIDTRTNEYKRVIRN; this is encoded by the coding sequence ATGAAACCCGCAAAAGAAATTCGTGTTGGCAACATCATCATGGTTGACGCCAAGCCCTTCATCGTGCTGCGCTCCGACGTCAATGGTTCGAGCCGCACGGGCTTCACCTACAAGTGGAAGATGAAGAATCTTCTGACGAACGCTCCGCTGGAAAACGTCTTCCGCGGCGACGACAAATTCGACGTGGTCGTGCTGGACAAGAAGCCGGTGACCTATTCGTACTTCGCCGATCCGCTGTACGTGTTCATGGATGAAGAGTACAACCAGTACGAAATCGAAGAAGAAAACCTGGGCGACGCGCTGAACTACCTGAAAGACGGTATGGCATGCGAAGCCGTTTTCTATGACGGCAAGGCCATCTCCGTTGAACTGCCGACCACCATCGTGCGCCAGATCGTTTACTCGGAACCGGCCGTCAAGGGCAATACGTCGGGTAACGTGCTGAAGGAAGCCAAGATCGAAAACGCGATCGAATCGAAGCAGCACACCGTGCAGGTTCCCCTGTTCGTGAGCCAGGACGATTCCATCGAAATCGATACCCGCACCAACGAATACAAGCGCGTGATCCGCAACTAA
- a CDS encoding AraC family transcriptional regulator, whose translation MIVAKVTLLPSPLYCPRFTALPRAVTAVPSEAQHGEHVVPHSHPWVQLLYASEGVVRVRTGLGVWIIPPRRALLIAPGIVHELTMLSRVNMRTLYIDAQAAAGLVDGCRVLEVSALLRELILALSAEPVDYAAPGRGEQLAQLILSELASMETVPIAVPWPRDRRLRALCTDIMDHPGSRRPLEDRARDAGASARTLIRLFPKETGLHYRQWVQQVHLAHAFPLLARGESVGSIAATLGYASPSAFTSMFRRLLGKTPQHYLTEWRGPA comes from the coding sequence ATGATCGTCGCCAAAGTGACACTCCTGCCCTCGCCCCTCTATTGCCCCAGGTTTACAGCCCTGCCCCGCGCGGTCACCGCCGTGCCTTCCGAAGCGCAGCATGGCGAGCACGTGGTGCCGCACAGCCATCCCTGGGTACAACTGCTGTATGCCAGCGAGGGCGTGGTACGGGTACGCACGGGCCTGGGGGTGTGGATCATCCCGCCGCGGCGGGCGCTGCTGATCGCACCGGGCATCGTGCACGAGCTGACGATGCTTTCGCGCGTCAACATGCGCACGCTGTATATCGATGCCCAGGCCGCCGCCGGGCTTGTCGACGGGTGCCGCGTGCTGGAAGTCAGTGCCCTGCTGCGTGAGCTGATCCTGGCATTGTCGGCCGAGCCGGTGGACTATGCGGCCCCGGGCCGCGGTGAGCAGCTGGCGCAATTGATCCTGTCGGAACTGGCATCAATGGAAACCGTGCCGATCGCCGTCCCCTGGCCACGCGACCGGCGCCTGCGCGCGCTATGCACCGACATCATGGACCACCCTGGTAGCCGCCGGCCTCTCGAAGACCGCGCGCGCGATGCCGGCGCCAGCGCCCGCACGCTGATCCGGCTGTTTCCAAAAGAAACCGGGCTGCACTACCGGCAATGGGTGCAGCAGGTACACCTCGCCCACGCGTTCCCGTTGCTCGCGCGCGGCGAAAGCGTGGGCAGCATTGCCGCCACCCTCGGCTATGCGAGCCCCAGCGCCTTCACGAGCATGTTCCGGCGCCTGCTCGGCAAGACCCCGCAGCACTACCTGACCGAATGGCGCGGCCCCGCCTGA
- a CDS encoding MFS transporter, translating to MLPASIAPTAVSPPSSATAVSPAQQGAVLQILFSVAFVHLLNDCVQAVLPSIYPLLKDQFALSFTQVGLITLTFQCTASLLQPWIGLYTDKRPLPFLLPIGMCVTLAGVGLLATANTFGMLLLAAGMIGVGSSTFHPEASRVARLASGGRFGFAQSLFQVGGNIGSALGPLLAAAIIVGHGQGKIAWFMLLVLVAVVVLVSVSRWYGSHLKSAVRKAAVQHAAPLPRGRVIAAMAVLAMLVFSKYIYMASLSSYYTFYLIEKFHVSVDAAQMYLFLFLAAVAAGTFAGGPIGDRIGRKRVIWVSILGAAPFTLALPYVDLAWTAVLSVVIGLVMSSAFSAIVVFAQELVPGKPGMIAGIFFGLMFGVSGIGAAAMGHIADVSGIEYVYRIASFLPLLGFLAALLPKMER from the coding sequence ATGCTCCCCGCTTCCATCGCCCCGACTGCTGTTTCGCCCCCGTCCAGCGCCACCGCCGTGTCGCCCGCACAGCAGGGTGCCGTGCTGCAGATCCTGTTCTCCGTTGCTTTCGTCCACCTGCTCAACGATTGCGTGCAGGCCGTGCTGCCGTCCATCTACCCATTGCTGAAGGACCAGTTCGCGCTGAGTTTTACGCAAGTGGGCCTGATCACCTTGACGTTCCAGTGCACCGCCTCGCTGCTGCAGCCGTGGATCGGCCTGTACACGGACAAGCGCCCGCTGCCGTTCCTGCTGCCGATCGGCATGTGCGTGACGCTGGCCGGCGTGGGCCTGCTGGCGACCGCGAACACGTTCGGCATGCTGCTGCTGGCCGCCGGGATGATCGGCGTCGGTTCGTCGACGTTCCATCCGGAGGCGTCGCGCGTGGCGCGGCTGGCGTCCGGCGGCCGCTTCGGCTTCGCGCAATCGCTGTTCCAGGTGGGCGGCAACATCGGCTCGGCGCTGGGCCCGCTGCTGGCCGCCGCCATCATCGTCGGCCACGGGCAGGGCAAGATCGCGTGGTTCATGCTGCTGGTACTGGTCGCGGTGGTGGTGCTGGTGAGCGTCAGTCGCTGGTACGGCAGCCACCTGAAAAGCGCGGTGCGCAAGGCGGCCGTGCAGCACGCGGCGCCGCTGCCGCGCGGCCGCGTGATTGCCGCGATGGCGGTGCTGGCAATGCTGGTATTCTCGAAATACATCTACATGGCCAGCCTGTCGAGCTATTACACGTTCTACCTGATCGAGAAATTCCACGTATCGGTCGACGCGGCGCAGATGTACCTGTTCCTGTTCCTTGCCGCGGTGGCCGCAGGCACGTTTGCCGGCGGCCCGATCGGCGACCGCATCGGCCGCAAGCGCGTGATCTGGGTATCGATCCTGGGTGCCGCGCCGTTCACGCTGGCGCTGCCGTATGTCGACCTGGCATGGACGGCCGTGCTGTCGGTGGTGATCGGGCTGGTGATGTCGTCGGCATTTTCCGCGATCGTCGTGTTCGCGCAGGAGCTGGTGCCGGGCAAGCCCGGCATGATTGCCGGGATCTTCTTCGGGCTGATGTTCGGCGTGAGCGGCATTGGCGCCGCGGCGATGGGCCACATCGCCGACGTGTCCGGCATCGAGTACGTCTACCGGATCGCGTCGTTCCTGCCGCTGCTGGGGTTCCTCGCGGCGCTGCTGCCGAAGATGGAGCGCTGA
- the dbpA gene encoding ATP-dependent RNA helicase DbpA produces the protein MTSFASLPLHDAFLANLDTLGYTTMTPIQAQSLPPVLEGRDLIAQAQTGSGKTAAFGIGLLYTINPAWFATQALVMCPTRELADQVANELRRLGRSIANLKVLVLTGGSPMRPQIASLEHGAHVVVGTPGRIRDHLSRQTLDLSSIRTLVLDEADRMTDMGFYDDIAAIVKECPKRRQTLLFSATYPDDIRHATEAFLADPVEVVIEAQHTSLTIEQRFYEIGFDSRDETVARLLRHFKPASAIIFCNTKAHCRELVETLRAQGFSALALYGELEQRERDEILVLFSNRSCQILVATDVAARGLDITDLEAVINADVSKDAEVHVHRIGRTGRAGGSGLSLTLCAPNEKKWVKLIEEYQNTPAEWHELAELDADDPGHGDPAPMLTLCISGGKKDKLRAGDVLGALTGDAKLAKEHVGKINVTEFQTYVAIDRRVAYEAFDRLSAASNLAGDFGSFKGRNFKMRFIDI, from the coding sequence ATGACTTCCTTTGCCTCCCTGCCCCTGCACGACGCGTTTCTCGCCAACCTCGACACGCTGGGCTACACCACGATGACGCCGATCCAGGCGCAGAGCCTGCCGCCCGTGCTCGAAGGCCGCGACCTGATCGCCCAGGCGCAGACCGGCAGCGGCAAGACCGCCGCCTTCGGCATCGGCCTGCTGTACACCATCAACCCCGCCTGGTTCGCCACACAGGCGCTGGTGATGTGCCCCACCCGCGAACTGGCGGACCAGGTGGCGAACGAACTGCGCCGGCTCGGCCGCAGCATCGCCAACCTGAAGGTGCTGGTGCTGACGGGCGGCTCGCCCATGCGGCCGCAGATCGCCTCGCTGGAACATGGTGCCCATGTCGTCGTCGGCACGCCGGGCAGGATCCGCGACCACCTGTCGCGGCAGACGCTCGACCTGTCGTCTATCCGCACCCTCGTGCTCGACGAAGCGGACCGCATGACCGACATGGGCTTCTACGACGACATCGCGGCGATCGTGAAGGAATGCCCGAAGCGCCGCCAGACACTGCTGTTCTCGGCGACCTACCCGGACGATATCCGCCACGCCACCGAAGCCTTCCTGGCCGACCCGGTGGAGGTGGTGATCGAAGCACAGCACACGTCGCTGACGATCGAGCAGCGCTTCTACGAGATCGGTTTCGACTCGCGCGACGAGACGGTGGCGCGGCTGCTGCGGCACTTCAAGCCCGCGTCCGCGATCATCTTCTGCAATACGAAGGCGCATTGCCGCGAACTGGTGGAAACGCTGCGCGCGCAGGGCTTCTCGGCGCTGGCGCTGTACGGGGAACTGGAACAGCGCGAACGCGACGAGATCCTCGTGCTGTTCTCCAACCGCAGCTGCCAGATCCTCGTGGCCACCGACGTGGCCGCGCGGGGACTGGACATCACCGACCTGGAAGCGGTGATCAACGCCGACGTGTCGAAGGACGCCGAGGTGCACGTACACCGCATCGGCCGCACGGGTCGCGCCGGTGGCAGCGGCCTGTCGCTGACGCTGTGCGCGCCGAACGAAAAGAAGTGGGTCAAGCTGATCGAGGAATACCAGAACACGCCGGCCGAATGGCACGAACTGGCGGAACTGGACGCAGACGATCCTGGTCACGGCGATCCTGCACCGATGCTCACGCTGTGCATCAGCGGCGGCAAGAAGGACAAGCTGCGCGCCGGCGACGTGCTGGGCGCGCTGACCGGCGATGCGAAGCTGGCCAAGGAACACGTGGGCAAGATCAACGTGACGGAATTCCAGACCTATGTGGCGATCGACCGCCGCGTGGCCTATGAAGCGTTCGACCGCCTGAGCGCCGCCAGCAACCTGGCTGGCGACTTCGGCAGCTTCAAGGGCCGCAACTTCAAGATGCGCTTCATCGACATCTGA